A single window of [Clostridium] hylemonae DSM 15053 DNA harbors:
- a CDS encoding NAD(P)H-dependent oxidoreductase, whose product MGLKRRQKEEQTKKGRQENMYEIDTKLEELERAGTPVRTALIGAGQMGKDIVAQIEGMKGIECDIVVDVRADIAAEAYRQAGCQCEVVEVHTAGEAEKAIAAGKKAVTTDYKTAVQAAQITNVIDATGSPEMGARVTMECILHKKHIVMMNVECDITIGPLLRRLCEQAGIVYSLTAGDEPGSIIEVYRFAKALGFEVVAAGKGKNNPLDIYADPGMHKWKEKAAKRDMNPRMLIEFVDGSKTMIEMCAVSNATGLKPDVRGMHGPECNVKDLARVFSLKEQGGILDQTGVVDYGIGDINPGVFVIVTTDNKRIIDGLVQRDMGEGPNYLLYRPYHLCSIETPITAVQAAVYGESTAHPMDHLTSECITVAKKDLKAGEVLDAIGEYCYRASIELAETAREGNMLPVGLAKGAVLKRDIKKDEVITYDMVELDNRSVLLQLRRMQDEMTGC is encoded by the coding sequence GTGGGCCTGAAAAGGCGGCAAAAAGAAGAGCAGACAAAGAAAGGAAGGCAGGAGAACATGTACGAGATCGACACAAAGTTAGAGGAACTTGAAAGAGCCGGGACACCAGTGCGGACAGCACTTATCGGGGCCGGACAGATGGGAAAGGATATCGTGGCCCAGATCGAGGGAATGAAGGGAATTGAATGTGACATTGTGGTAGATGTCCGGGCGGACATCGCCGCAGAAGCATACCGTCAGGCAGGCTGCCAGTGCGAGGTGGTGGAGGTGCACACGGCCGGGGAGGCTGAAAAAGCTATCGCCGCGGGGAAAAAGGCTGTGACGACAGATTATAAGACCGCGGTACAGGCGGCGCAGATCACGAATGTGATCGATGCGACCGGCTCGCCGGAGATGGGGGCGAGGGTAACGATGGAGTGTATCCTCCACAAAAAGCATATTGTGATGATGAATGTAGAATGTGACATTACCATCGGCCCCCTTCTGCGCAGGCTGTGTGAACAGGCCGGCATCGTCTACTCTCTTACCGCCGGAGATGAACCCGGCTCCATTATCGAAGTGTACCGGTTTGCAAAGGCGCTTGGATTTGAAGTGGTGGCGGCGGGAAAGGGCAAAAACAATCCGCTCGATATCTATGCCGATCCCGGTATGCATAAGTGGAAGGAGAAAGCGGCGAAGCGGGACATGAATCCGAGAATGCTCATTGAATTTGTGGACGGTTCCAAGACGATGATCGAGATGTGCGCAGTATCGAACGCTACTGGGCTTAAGCCGGATGTAAGGGGGATGCACGGACCAGAATGTAATGTAAAAGACCTGGCCAGGGTATTCTCCCTGAAGGAGCAGGGGGGGATCCTGGACCAGACAGGTGTGGTGGACTATGGGATCGGGGATATCAACCCGGGTGTGTTTGTCATTGTGACGACGGACAATAAGAGGATCATAGACGGGCTTGTACAAAGAGACATGGGAGAGGGGCCGAATTACCTGCTTTACCGCCCGTATCATCTCTGTTCCATCGAGACGCCGATCACGGCGGTACAGGCTGCTGTCTACGGAGAATCGACCGCTCACCCGATGGATCATCTGACAAGTGAGTGTATTACGGTGGCAAAGAAGGACCTGAAAGCCGGAGAGGTGCTGGACGCCATCGGAGAATACTGCTACCGCGCCTCGATCGAGCTGGCGGAGACCGCGAGGGAAGGCAATATGCTTCCGGTAGGGCTCGCAAAAGGAGCGGTGCTGAAAAGAGACATTAAAAAAGACGAAGTGATCACATATGACATGGTGGAACTTGACAACCGTTCTGTATTACTGCAGCTGCGCAGAATGCAGGATGAGATGACCGGATGCTGA
- a CDS encoding alcohol dehydrogenase catalytic domain-containing protein: protein MKGMMKAAVFKGIEHMEIESLEIPSCPDGGLLVKVAVCGICGGDIRNYRSGLRNGKTDQIMGHEIAGEVVEVSEGVSRFAAGDRVALAPDVSCGECYYCRRGLVNLCDDHRMLGTHFSGGFAQYIAIPKIVLERGFVEHIPDDMSYDHAAFAEPVSGVAACQEYNRISYGDTVVVIGDGPIGCLHMEVAKARGAFRTVMLARGRMEQARKFGFEHLICNKDPKEAAEKVKALIGPGADVVICAVPNAAAQQQALELVKKRGRVVIYGGLPGSSPMTTLDSNKIHYNEIMVLGAFSYSSTGLEDALRTIEEGKISTGKYLSAKVSLEEIVGGIQMVTRGEALKVLVDPWA, encoded by the coding sequence ATGAAAGGTATGATGAAGGCGGCCGTATTCAAAGGCATTGAACATATGGAGATCGAAAGCCTGGAGATTCCGTCCTGCCCGGACGGGGGGCTTCTTGTAAAAGTAGCGGTCTGCGGGATCTGCGGCGGGGACATACGCAACTACCGAAGCGGACTCAGAAACGGAAAGACAGATCAGATCATGGGGCACGAGATAGCCGGGGAAGTCGTTGAGGTGTCGGAAGGCGTGAGCCGGTTTGCCGCCGGCGACCGGGTGGCGCTTGCGCCGGATGTAAGCTGTGGAGAGTGCTATTACTGCCGCAGGGGGCTGGTGAATCTGTGCGATGACCACCGCATGCTCGGCACACATTTTTCCGGCGGATTCGCCCAGTATATCGCGATTCCGAAGATCGTGCTGGAACGGGGATTTGTAGAGCATATACCCGATGACATGAGTTATGACCACGCGGCGTTTGCAGAACCGGTGTCCGGGGTGGCGGCCTGCCAGGAATATAACCGAATATCTTACGGGGACACGGTTGTTGTGATCGGCGACGGGCCGATCGGTTGTCTCCACATGGAGGTGGCGAAGGCGAGAGGCGCATTTCGTACGGTCATGCTCGCCAGAGGGCGCATGGAACAGGCCCGGAAGTTTGGATTTGAACATCTGATCTGCAACAAAGATCCAAAGGAGGCGGCAGAAAAAGTCAAAGCGCTTATCGGGCCGGGGGCGGACGTAGTCATATGTGCGGTGCCCAACGCGGCGGCGCAGCAGCAGGCGCTTGAACTTGTAAAGAAGAGAGGGCGGGTAGTCATATACGGCGGACTGCCGGGGAGCAGTCCGATGACGACGCTTGACTCAAACAAGATCCACTATAATGAGATCATGGTGCTCGGAGCATTTTCTTATTCTTCCACAGGTCTGGAGGATGCGCTCAGGACGATAGAGGAAGGGAAGATAAGCACCGGAAAATACTTGAGCGCGAAGGTGTCTCTTGAAGAGATCGTGGGAGGGATACAGATGGTGACGCGGGGAGAGGCGCTGAAGGTGCTCGTGGACCCGTGGGCCTGA
- a CDS encoding KpsF/GutQ family sugar-phosphate isomerase translates to MDRKDIISEVKRTILEESEAIRALSGQLDMEKAARLVELIGDGKGKVVVAGCGTSAMAARKVVHSLNCIECTAVFLTPSDAVHGGLGVLKENDILILISKGGNTEELVQLIPPCRSKGAVLVGVTEDEASKIGKAADLCLQVKAGREPCRFNMLATASTLAVLSVFDAVCIALMQYTEYTKEQFAVIHPKGAVGERLLGKEDPDERYDEGGRIQRH, encoded by the coding sequence ATGGACAGAAAAGACATAATTTCTGAAGTAAAACGGACGATCCTGGAGGAAAGCGAGGCAATCCGGGCATTGTCCGGCCAGCTGGATATGGAAAAGGCGGCCAGGCTTGTAGAGCTTATCGGAGACGGGAAAGGGAAGGTGGTCGTGGCGGGCTGCGGTACATCAGCCATGGCGGCCAGGAAAGTAGTACATTCTCTGAACTGTATCGAATGCACTGCCGTATTTCTCACGCCGTCGGACGCGGTGCACGGGGGACTTGGAGTTCTAAAGGAAAATGACATACTCATTCTCATCAGCAAGGGCGGCAATACGGAGGAACTGGTACAGCTTATCCCGCCGTGCAGGAGCAAGGGGGCGGTGCTCGTGGGAGTGACGGAGGATGAAGCGTCAAAGATCGGAAAGGCGGCGGATCTCTGCCTGCAGGTGAAAGCAGGGCGGGAACCATGCCGATTCAATATGCTGGCAACAGCCAGTACGCTGGCGGTCCTCTCGGTATTTGACGCTGTCTGCATTGCCCTCATGCAGTATACCGAGTACACGAAAGAGCAGTTTGCCGTCATTCATCCGAAAGGGGCGGTAGGAGAACGGCTTCTTGGAAAGGAGGATCCTGATGAAAGGTATGATGAAGGCGGCCGTATTCAAAGGCATTGA
- a CDS encoding Rpn family recombination-promoting nuclease/putative transposase has translation MNKRQKLIPLNSLNLTDRFLFEEVMEDPLIHKEVLSIIFGREIPLLEKNETEKELRISPEARSVRMDVFSMDMEKTVYNTEMQKQRRADLSRRSRYYQSLTDISLLDPGIPDYSTLNDSYIIMITPFDLFGCGKYQYTFRSVCEEEPQCILEDGATRIFLNTRGRNEDEVSAELVQFLHYVEHTTDEAAEQTGSERIKHIHDRVRKVRNSEEVGVKYMQAWEEKYYEKEEARKEGARNKLKEQIKKKLEKGKTVDEIADALEESADSIQTLIKELEGD, from the coding sequence ATGAACAAAAGACAAAAACTGATACCATTAAACAGCCTGAACCTTACGGACCGGTTTCTGTTTGAGGAAGTGATGGAAGACCCGCTTATACATAAAGAGGTGCTCAGCATTATCTTCGGCAGGGAGATTCCTCTTCTCGAAAAAAATGAGACGGAGAAAGAACTCAGAATCTCACCGGAAGCCCGCTCCGTCCGCATGGATGTCTTCTCCATGGACATGGAAAAAACTGTTTATAACACAGAGATGCAGAAACAACGCAGAGCAGACCTGTCCAGGCGGAGCCGCTACTACCAGTCACTGACCGATATCTCCCTGCTTGATCCGGGAATCCCGGATTACAGTACGCTGAATGACTCCTATATCATTATGATAACGCCCTTTGATCTGTTCGGCTGCGGGAAGTACCAATATACCTTCCGTTCTGTGTGTGAGGAAGAGCCGCAATGTATTCTTGAAGACGGAGCGACGCGGATATTTCTGAACACCCGGGGAAGGAATGAAGACGAAGTCTCAGCGGAGCTCGTACAATTTCTGCATTATGTAGAGCACACGACAGACGAAGCGGCCGAGCAGACAGGAAGCGAGCGGATAAAACACATCCACGACCGGGTCCGAAAGGTGAGAAACAGTGAGGAAGTCGGGGTGAAGTATATGCAGGCATGGGAAGAAAAATATTACGAGAAGGAAGAAGCGAGAAAGGAAGGCGCCAGAAATAAACTGAAAGAACAGATCAAAAAGAAACTTGAAAAGGGAAAGACAGTCGATGAGATCGCCGATGCGCTTGAGGAAAGCGCTGATTCCATCCAGACGCTGATCAAAGAACTTGAGGGAGATTGA
- a CDS encoding response regulator transcription factor: protein MYAALVVDDEEIIRRGICRKLERFFPQLKLAPPQENALEALHYIQTNQVDIVYVDIRMPLVDGLEFISRARQYNPYLQFVVISGYTNFEYARTALQLEVKDYLLKPIDNGEFREVTARLIKELDEKKEQIRDRRHVKSQAEEGKFLKKSRYLTELVRADSSMDTVELEKDLEEMGIRFTDTYHRVLAVIVQDIRSVPGFEDVSGLAVLQFAVCNIMDEVFLHCGCTSFVHEKGENQFIIILNTETSLAAHFLREKAHHLLNVLKSIYGLDAAAGIGKEVRRTEDLCVSYAEALESGLRCSMLGLSEVEICEGTKQKRLEMRLLNEFDKNILEGYIKSQNEAGIRQFVDEMLSRVKKEGLTYTNVKIMCLDIYMLAAKLLAEKGKDTETAVKMLERLDRQAVKNTALEEFRKYLEQTLCVISRQFDDRKKSSGKTLITDILAYVDEHYSKDVSLGTIAGKFFINPSYLSQLFKKEMNMKFIDYITDVRIKKALVLLETTSLTVNEVAEAVGYKDTRYFREIFVKHMGKTPSQYRMEGAGGGTQEI from the coding sequence ATGTACGCAGCATTGGTCGTAGATGACGAGGAGATCATCCGCAGAGGGATATGCAGGAAGCTGGAACGCTTTTTCCCGCAGCTTAAGCTGGCGCCGCCCCAGGAAAACGCTCTGGAGGCGCTGCATTATATACAGACTAACCAGGTGGACATCGTATACGTGGATATCAGGATGCCGCTGGTGGACGGGCTGGAGTTCATAAGCAGGGCAAGGCAGTATAACCCGTACCTTCAGTTTGTCGTCATAAGCGGATATACGAATTTTGAATATGCCAGAACAGCCCTGCAGCTGGAGGTTAAGGATTATCTGCTGAAGCCCATTGACAACGGGGAATTCAGAGAAGTGACGGCGCGTCTCATTAAGGAGCTTGACGAGAAAAAAGAGCAGATCAGGGACAGACGGCACGTCAAGAGCCAGGCGGAGGAGGGGAAATTTTTAAAAAAGAGCCGCTATCTCACGGAACTTGTCCGTGCAGATTCATCCATGGATACGGTGGAGCTTGAGAAAGATCTGGAGGAGATGGGGATCCGGTTCACAGATACATATCACAGGGTATTGGCCGTGATCGTCCAGGATATACGGTCTGTCCCGGGGTTTGAGGACGTGTCGGGACTTGCGGTACTGCAGTTTGCCGTGTGTAATATTATGGATGAGGTATTTCTTCACTGCGGATGTACGTCTTTTGTGCATGAGAAGGGAGAAAACCAGTTTATTATTATTTTGAACACAGAGACTTCCCTTGCAGCTCATTTTCTGCGTGAAAAGGCGCACCATCTCTTAAATGTGCTAAAGAGTATATATGGCTTGGACGCCGCGGCGGGAATAGGAAAGGAAGTGCGGCGGACGGAAGATCTGTGTGTCAGTTATGCTGAAGCGCTCGAATCAGGTCTCCGCTGTTCCATGCTAGGTCTTTCCGAAGTAGAGATCTGTGAAGGGACAAAACAGAAAAGACTGGAAATGCGGCTGCTGAATGAGTTTGACAAGAATATACTGGAAGGATACATCAAATCACAAAATGAGGCGGGAATCAGGCAGTTTGTAGATGAGATGCTCTCCAGAGTAAAAAAAGAAGGACTCACCTATACGAATGTGAAAATAATGTGTCTTGATATCTATATGCTGGCGGCGAAGCTGCTTGCAGAAAAAGGAAAAGATACGGAGACTGCGGTGAAGATGCTGGAAAGGCTGGACAGGCAGGCCGTAAAAAACACCGCACTGGAAGAGTTCCGGAAATATCTGGAACAGACATTGTGCGTTATCAGCCGGCAGTTTGACGACCGTAAGAAGAGCAGCGGAAAGACACTCATAACAGATATCCTGGCGTACGTAGATGAACATTACAGCAAAGACGTAAGTCTTGGGACGATCGCAGGAAAATTCTTCATCAATCCAAGTTACTTAAGCCAGCTCTTTAAAAAAGAGATGAATATGAAGTTCATTGACTATATCACAGACGTAAGAATAAAAAAAGCCCTTGTACTGCTGGAGACAACAAGTCTTACCGTAAATGAAGTGGCCGAGGCGGTCGGATATAAAGATACCAGATATTTTCGTGAGATATTCGTAAAACACATGGGAAAGACCCCGTCCCAGTATCGGATGGAGGGAGCGGGGGGAGGAACTCAGGAGATTTGA
- a CDS encoding sensor histidine kinase — translation MKIIKYKDLKMKNKLFIGFILVIAVLVSLLGYFSMTFSEQSIRTQMLDSIQETMNQMGENIEGEIQKVLDVSAQVCLNEELCTVLQEEKPGTIEEYYSKDKTMRQILNESYAAYFSVEDVFVCSYNGSVYGSDKNKLSLTADYDFTRTGWFADMKQSGAGVSILSQYDSSSYISTGEPQKLFSIVKKIYNYRSGKEIGCLIVHMNSDILGNVLQSVNSNEYQQCLIIDNNKKIIYHPDSDYIGTQYREARVSELLTMENGYMESLSEKGYLVFSTSAVTGWSVISVVDNKYIMDSINRLRLFLILTAVFCVVLSVYFASYISKTISDPVARLQRKMYQVGEGDFDIRAATGASDEIGQLTLSFDKMVERTKQLIENVYQSEIYQKEAELNALQAQINPHFLYNTLQTIDMMAEEEGADEISDACQALSKIFRYSINRGQEFVHVQDEIVHIENYMLIQKLRFGGKLEVRYDIQNECRELYIVKLLIQPMVENAVVHGMENVLDKCYVTIRVYRKEDCLYAEVEDNGTGIAPGQLMELNEKLARSAEQKMVHEVDYVKNHRSIGLENTNARIKLYFGQEYGITITSEEGTGTKVCIKLPVRT, via the coding sequence ATGAAGATAATAAAGTATAAAGATCTAAAAATGAAAAACAAGCTGTTTATCGGCTTTATACTCGTTATCGCTGTACTTGTCTCACTGCTTGGCTATTTCAGCATGACATTCAGTGAGCAGTCTATCAGGACGCAGATGCTTGACTCCATCCAGGAGACGATGAACCAGATGGGAGAGAATATCGAGGGTGAGATCCAAAAGGTTCTGGACGTTTCGGCACAAGTATGTCTGAACGAAGAACTCTGCACAGTCTTGCAGGAGGAAAAGCCCGGGACGATAGAAGAATACTACAGCAAAGATAAAACGATGCGGCAGATCCTGAATGAGTCCTATGCGGCCTATTTCTCAGTGGAGGATGTCTTTGTCTGTTCCTACAACGGCAGCGTATATGGATCAGACAAAAATAAGCTGAGCCTGACGGCGGATTATGATTTTACGCGGACAGGCTGGTTTGCGGATATGAAACAGAGCGGAGCCGGGGTGAGTATCCTGTCCCAGTATGACAGCAGCTCTTACATAAGCACGGGCGAGCCTCAGAAACTGTTTTCTATTGTAAAGAAGATCTACAACTATAGATCAGGCAAGGAGATCGGATGCCTTATTGTCCATATGAACAGCGATATCCTGGGGAATGTGCTGCAGAGCGTCAACAGCAATGAATACCAGCAGTGTCTGATCATCGATAATAATAAAAAGATCATCTATCATCCGGATTCTGACTACATAGGCACGCAGTACCGGGAGGCGAGGGTGAGCGAACTGCTCACCATGGAGAACGGTTATATGGAGTCTCTTTCGGAAAAAGGTTATCTTGTGTTCAGCACATCGGCGGTTACCGGCTGGAGCGTTATCTCTGTCGTGGATAATAAATATATTATGGACAGTATTAACCGGCTTCGTCTGTTTCTTATTCTGACGGCGGTATTCTGCGTTGTGCTGTCCGTCTATTTCGCGAGTTATATAAGCAAGACGATCAGCGACCCCGTCGCCCGTCTGCAGAGAAAGATGTATCAGGTGGGAGAAGGAGATTTTGATATCAGGGCGGCTACGGGTGCGTCGGATGAGATCGGACAGCTTACCCTCTCCTTTGACAAAATGGTAGAGCGGACAAAACAGCTGATAGAGAACGTGTACCAGTCGGAGATATACCAGAAGGAGGCGGAGCTGAATGCGCTGCAGGCTCAGATCAATCCTCACTTTCTGTACAATACACTGCAGACGATAGATATGATGGCAGAGGAAGAGGGGGCGGATGAGATCAGCGACGCGTGCCAGGCGTTGTCTAAAATTTTCCGTTATTCCATCAACCGGGGCCAGGAGTTCGTACATGTGCAGGATGAAATTGTTCATATAGAGAATTATATGCTCATCCAGAAGCTGCGCTTCGGGGGTAAGCTGGAGGTCAGGTATGATATTCAGAATGAATGCAGGGAACTGTATATTGTAAAGCTGCTGATCCAGCCAATGGTGGAGAACGCGGTAGTACATGGAATGGAAAATGTGCTGGATAAATGCTATGTGACGATCCGCGTATACAGAAAGGAAGACTGCCTGTACGCGGAGGTGGAGGACAACGGTACGGGTATCGCCCCCGGACAGCTTATGGAACTGAATGAGAAGCTGGCCAGAAGCGCAGAGCAGAAGATGGTGCATGAAGTGGATTACGTTAAAAACCACAGAAGCATTGGACTGGAAAATACAAATGCGAGGATCAAACTGTATTTTGGACAGGAATACGGTATTACAATTACGAGTGAAGAAGGGACAGGGACAAAGGTCTGTATCAAACTCCCTGTCAGAACGTAA
- a CDS encoding ABC transporter substrate-binding protein produces the protein MTNMHKKLVTKILLAVSGACAVISLGFLYSYLNSSPKTSKETYSINILTYKDIPLSTLDGFHNKYPDYKINIERYSKNGYLSFLDARLNQDDSADIIEIPAEAYSKYIYNNTLLPITDMDAFTRIDERALDHLKEISRSDKYFGIPYQSNYLGVWYNVSLFEKYKLEPPDTLQRFMKACRVFKENGIVPLSAGLADSASANDLMTLLTADAFSGAGSPVTASSGFRGLEDPVHLDALRICYDMRTEGYLSDTGLRLTGEQAFQAFLDSTYAMTVAPETYISMVNDSVLQQIDIDVCGFYPAAGSGQSFVIGNPVDSVIGICKESANIDICRTFLDYYTRYETVFQYIEDTRTMTNIQNYSVNETLTASWKKIKSQNCYIPAEHFYLSPYTGGRELHSLPQELFYHLITPEEFTQKALDLSH, from the coding sequence ATGACAAATATGCACAAAAAGCTCGTCACAAAAATATTATTGGCAGTGTCAGGGGCCTGCGCCGTCATATCCCTCGGCTTCTTATATTCCTATTTAAACAGTTCTCCCAAAACGTCGAAGGAAACATACTCCATCAATATACTGACTTACAAAGACATCCCGCTTTCCACACTGGACGGTTTCCACAACAAATACCCGGACTATAAGATCAATATTGAGCGGTATTCCAAGAACGGCTACCTCTCTTTTCTGGATGCCAGGCTTAACCAGGATGACTCCGCAGATATCATCGAGATCCCCGCGGAAGCTTATTCCAAATATATTTATAACAACACGCTGCTTCCCATAACAGATATGGATGCTTTTACCCGTATTGATGAAAGAGCGCTTGACCACCTCAAGGAAATATCCCGCTCAGATAAATATTTCGGTATTCCGTATCAGAGTAATTATCTCGGTGTCTGGTACAATGTCTCATTGTTTGAAAAGTATAAGCTGGAACCGCCCGATACCTTACAGCGCTTTATGAAAGCATGCCGCGTCTTCAAAGAAAACGGCATTGTACCGCTCTCTGCAGGACTTGCCGACAGCGCCTCGGCCAATGACCTTATGACACTGCTGACCGCCGACGCTTTTTCCGGCGCCGGTTCCCCTGTCACCGCGTCTTCAGGCTTTCGGGGTCTGGAGGATCCGGTTCATCTCGATGCCCTGCGGATATGCTATGATATGCGCACAGAAGGATATCTGTCGGATACAGGTCTCCGCCTGACGGGAGAACAGGCTTTCCAGGCATTTCTGGACTCCACATATGCGATGACGGTAGCGCCGGAAACTTATATCTCCATGGTCAATGATTCTGTACTGCAGCAGATCGATATTGACGTGTGCGGATTTTATCCGGCGGCGGGCAGCGGCCAAAGCTTTGTTATCGGAAATCCGGTGGATTCCGTTATCGGTATCTGTAAAGAAAGCGCCAATATAGATATCTGCCGTACATTCCTCGACTACTACACCCGGTACGAAACTGTCTTTCAGTACATCGAGGACACACGGACAATGACGAACATTCAGAATTATTCCGTAAATGAAACGCTTACCGCCTCCTGGAAGAAGATAAAAAGCCAGAACTGCTACATCCCTGCTGAACACTTTTATCTGTCTCCCTATACAGGAGGCAGAGAACTGCACTCCCTGCCGCAGGAATTATTCTATCACCTTATAACGCCCGAAGAATTTACCCAAAAAGCACTGGACCTTTCCCATTAA
- a CDS encoding substrate-binding domain-containing protein — protein sequence MKKNKLLLPLILTGLLCLVLLSAIMTQKQSADTLPDTKDTSQSEEYIWVATMTGHSMFQENDIPAFRQFGADRHVTTTILGPEEYDIPGQIQAMEEAISRSPAGIVVLGMEQSLAPVIDKAIRQGIPVVTVDSDVSTSKRIAFAGSDWYEIGVTQAEAMVRLIGGKGKVAVMGIGGADTTEAAFEGYHSVIDNYPDITVIGEYDDMANYDESERITKLIVETHPDVAGISGFNSNSAIGITNGLRSSSADHDIKVTAMDIEPDNLELVESGDVDVIIGQKRAVFTYYAASMLYDINHSSITVNNLAKGAASVIPDTVYTGLITVNRENLYTYFPDMK from the coding sequence ATGAAAAAAAACAAATTACTTCTGCCGCTCATCTTAACAGGCCTCCTCTGTCTCGTACTGTTGTCTGCCATTATGACGCAAAAGCAGTCCGCGGATACTTTGCCGGACACAAAAGATACTTCCCAAAGTGAAGAATATATCTGGGTGGCCACTATGACAGGCCACAGCATGTTCCAGGAGAACGACATTCCGGCCTTCCGCCAGTTCGGCGCCGACAGGCACGTCACAACAACGATCCTCGGTCCGGAGGAATACGACATTCCCGGACAGATACAGGCGATGGAAGAAGCGATCTCCCGCAGTCCCGCCGGTATCGTAGTGCTCGGCATGGAGCAGAGTCTCGCCCCCGTCATCGACAAAGCGATACGGCAGGGCATTCCGGTCGTGACAGTAGATTCCGACGTATCCACTTCCAAACGGATCGCCTTTGCGGGCTCAGACTGGTATGAGATCGGAGTGACCCAGGCAGAGGCTATGGTCCGGCTTATCGGCGGCAAGGGAAAGGTAGCTGTCATGGGCATCGGCGGCGCGGATACGACGGAAGCCGCATTTGAGGGCTATCACTCTGTTATTGACAACTATCCGGACATCACTGTCATCGGGGAATATGACGACATGGCCAACTATGACGAGTCCGAACGGATCACAAAGCTCATCGTGGAGACCCATCCCGATGTCGCCGGCATCTCCGGTTTTAATTCCAACAGCGCCATCGGTATCACAAACGGTCTCAGGAGCAGTTCTGCGGATCATGATATCAAAGTGACCGCCATGGATATCGAGCCGGACAACCTGGAACTTGTGGAGAGCGGCGATGTAGATGTCATCATCGGACAGAAACGGGCCGTGTTCACGTATTACGCGGCGTCCATGCTCTATGATATCAATCATTCCTCGATCACAGTCAACAATCTGGCCAAAGGCGCAGCTTCCGTCATCCCGGATACGGTATACACCGGCCTTATCACAGTAAACCGGGAGAATCTGTACACGTATTTTCCTGATATGAAATGA
- a CDS encoding ABC transporter permease, translated as MKSKESVNRLLFKNIPLLLFVIIFVLFGLFSPKFLSMASFSNIILNSSYVGIIGIGIMFVLLTAGIDLSVGSVMYLSAASTGLLIARFHVPTAVGVCAGIGVALLVGLFNAFCIIKLKILPFVTTLGTMTAGRALGTWMTHSESVNLPKSITSLGSQKIAGIPMAILLFLLIAAAAALFLARTRLGRQVYAVGNDPEDARKAGISNNKILFTVYMLSALLAGIGGIISVAQIGIVNASFGKGEEFNAIAAAVLGGTSLAGGSGKVSGTILGAVMIQMIQSGLVYMQVDMYIQPLISAGIIFLAVFLDSIRGRYMAKAEARNIRNENLVRE; from the coding sequence ATGAAGTCAAAAGAGAGTGTGAACAGGCTGTTATTTAAAAATATTCCGCTGCTGCTGTTTGTGATCATATTTGTTCTGTTTGGGCTGTTTTCGCCGAAGTTCCTGAGTATGGCATCATTCAGCAATATTATACTGAATTCTTCTTACGTCGGAATCATCGGGATCGGGATCATGTTCGTGCTGCTAACGGCTGGGATCGATCTGTCGGTCGGCTCTGTCATGTATCTGTCGGCAGCCTCCACCGGACTTCTGATAGCCAGGTTCCATGTTCCCACAGCCGTGGGTGTATGTGCCGGTATCGGTGTGGCGCTGCTTGTCGGACTTTTTAATGCGTTCTGTATCATAAAGCTTAAGATCCTCCCGTTCGTGACAACACTTGGAACGATGACGGCAGGACGCGCGCTCGGAACATGGATGACGCATTCGGAGTCCGTGAATCTCCCCAAATCTATCACCTCACTCGGCTCTCAGAAGATTGCCGGCATACCTATGGCGATCCTCCTGTTTTTGCTCATTGCAGCGGCCGCGGCGCTGTTTCTGGCCAGAACGAGGCTTGGACGGCAGGTATATGCTGTCGGCAATGATCCGGAGGACGCGCGCAAAGCAGGAATCAGCAACAATAAGATTTTGTTTACGGTGTATATGCTGAGTGCCCTGCTGGCGGGGATCGGAGGGATCATCTCGGTGGCCCAGATCGGGATCGTGAATGCTTCCTTTGGAAAGGGGGAGGAATTCAATGCCATTGCCGCGGCTGTCCTGGGAGGTACGAGCCTTGCCGGCGGCAGCGGTAAAGTCTCCGGCACCATACTTGGCGCGGTCATGATACAGATGATCCAGTCAGGGCTTGTCTATATGCAGGTAGATATGTATATCCAGCCGCTCATATCAGCGGGAATTATTTTTCTCGCCGTATTTCTAGACAGTATAAGGGGGCGCTATATGGCGAAGGCTGAGGCCAGAAATATAAGAAATGAAAATCTGGTAAGAGAATAG